From the Desulfosarcina sp. BuS5 genome, one window contains:
- the lpxK gene encoding tetraacyldisaccharide 4'-kinase yields MRNIVKQIESVMYSAREKNSLLARLLSVISTGYSGIVRIRESLYKKRIFKSEKLPCTVISIGNITVGGTGKTPMTIYLAELIKDFGLSVAVVSRGYKGRAEKKGGIVSNGKKIYMDAADAGDEPCMIAARLKGIPVIIGGDRFAAGSMAVKQFNPDVIILDDAFQHLKIQRDINLVLLDNDLPFGNRHMLPRGILREPVSALKRGDAFLLTRADYEINGLPEELSNIARDIPVFRSSHIPYLNSVVKCGVSGAGLKTDSKTQLKGYLGLNILQHKKLFLFSGIARNRDFYNSVNLIEKKIKGSLEFPDHYIYTNNDIKRITQSAIESNADYIVTTEKDYARMDREITWPLDLIVIGVEISLGKDKEAFSLFIKKRILGSLTH; encoded by the coding sequence ATGAGGAATATAGTCAAGCAGATTGAATCAGTTATGTATAGCGCCAGGGAAAAGAATTCTCTCCTTGCTCGTCTTCTGTCGGTTATTTCCACAGGTTATTCCGGTATTGTAAGAATCAGGGAATCTCTTTACAAAAAAAGGATTTTTAAATCAGAGAAACTGCCGTGCACCGTTATTTCCATTGGCAATATTACCGTGGGTGGCACAGGCAAGACCCCCATGACAATCTATCTGGCGGAATTGATTAAGGATTTCGGGTTGAGCGTGGCGGTGGTCAGTAGGGGATACAAAGGCAGGGCAGAGAAAAAAGGCGGTATTGTAAGTAATGGAAAAAAGATATATATGGATGCAGCCGATGCAGGCGACGAACCTTGCATGATTGCTGCACGGCTTAAAGGGATTCCCGTTATTATCGGTGGAGACAGGTTTGCAGCGGGAAGTATGGCCGTAAAACAATTTAATCCGGATGTGATAATTCTTGATGATGCTTTCCAGCACTTGAAGATACAACGTGATATTAATTTGGTACTCCTTGATAATGATTTGCCTTTTGGCAACAGACACATGCTGCCGAGAGGAATTTTAAGAGAGCCTGTTTCAGCACTTAAGCGTGGCGATGCTTTTCTTTTAACCAGGGCTGATTATGAGATTAATGGATTGCCGGAAGAGTTGAGTAATATTGCACGCGACATTCCTGTTTTCAGATCATCTCATATACCGTATCTTAATAGTGTTGTGAAATGCGGTGTTTCAGGGGCCGGATTAAAAACGGATTCAAAAACGCAATTAAAAGGTTACCTGGGTCTGAATATCTTGCAACATAAAAAACTTTTTCTTTTTTCAGGGATTGCAAGAAATAGAGATTTTTACAATTCTGTTAACTTGATTGAAAAAAAGATAAAAGGTTCTTTGGAGTTTCCGGATCATTATATTTATACCAATAATGATATAAAGAGAATCACACAATCAGCAATCGAATCCAATGCTGATTATATAGTGACAACTGAAAAGGATTACGCGCGTATGGACCGTGAGATAACCTGGCCTTTAGATCTGATAGTTATAGGTGTTGAAATTTCATTGGGAAAAGATAAAGAGGCTTTTAGTCTCTTCATAAAGAAACGTATTTTAGGATCTTTAACACATTGA
- the istB gene encoding IS21-like element helper ATPase IstB, with protein sequence MTTRETDITKQLSYLKLPYIRENHATCAQTAAQKQWTHLHYLAELVRGEADMRRDRTIQRRIRSARFSVIKTLDQFNWSWPKTINRAQVQNLFHLKFIEDKSNVVFIGGVGLGKTHLATALGYQACLKGHTVLFISAIETINNLYSAQQADRLKQELKKYLKPALLILDELGYLPIDKIGADLLFQVISQRYEQGAIIITTNRVFKDWPQIFNNDNMLTSALLDRLLHHIEAAVVVEGKSYRMKDVVKE encoded by the coding sequence ATGACAACAAGGGAAACTGATATCACAAAACAGCTTTCTTACCTGAAACTGCCATATATCCGAGAAAACCATGCCACCTGTGCTCAAACCGCTGCACAAAAGCAATGGACACATCTGCATTACCTGGCCGAATTGGTCCGGGGAGAAGCGGATATGCGAAGAGATCGCACCATCCAGCGCCGTATCCGATCAGCCCGGTTTTCGGTTATTAAAACCCTGGATCAGTTTAACTGGTCCTGGCCAAAAACAATCAACCGGGCACAGGTGCAGAACCTCTTTCATCTGAAATTTATCGAGGATAAAAGCAATGTGGTGTTCATCGGCGGTGTCGGCCTGGGGAAAACCCATTTAGCCACGGCTCTGGGCTATCAGGCCTGCCTGAAAGGGCATACCGTACTTTTTATCTCCGCAATCGAAACCATCAATAACCTTTATTCCGCCCAGCAGGCCGACCGCTTAAAACAGGAGTTAAAAAAATATCTCAAACCGGCTCTCTTGATACTGGATGAATTAGGCTACCTGCCCATTGACAAAATCGGCGCTGACCTGCTCTTCCAGGTTATAAGCCAGCGCTATGAACAAGGTGCCATTATTATAACCACCAATCGCGTTTTTAAAGATTGGCCGCAAATATTTAACAACGACAACATGCTTACTTCTGCCCTGCTGGACCGGCTGCTGCACCACATCGAAGCAGCAGTGGTGGTGGAAGGAAAAAGTTACAGGATGAAGGATGTGGTAAAAGAATAA
- a CDS encoding DUF814 domain-containing protein — protein MSDRITRAIGLSSGGLDSILSALLLQRQNIYVEWVTFETPFFSSEKAEKAARTHNIPLTVLNITESYLKMLKNPACGYGRYMNPCMDCHALMFKHAGKMMEDKRFDFLFSGEVLGQRPMSQTRPSLRYVEKRSGYDGYILRPLSAGRLPETIPEQKGLVNRALLMNITGRSRKIQIKLAEQMNVNGYPTPAGGCLLTDKGYSIRLKDLFTHQGGYAEEELHLLRYGRHIRLNEKTKIIVGRNQKDNDDIIKYYRSGTDILIKIQEIPSPTVLLSPGSREDITAAAAICAGYSKAQKGREVIAEVTTPEGSNTVRVVGIPPSENRSRMI, from the coding sequence ATGTCTGATAGAATAACACGGGCTATAGGCCTTTCTTCAGGGGGCCTTGACAGTATATTGTCCGCCCTTTTATTACAACGGCAGAATATATATGTTGAATGGGTGACTTTTGAAACTCCTTTTTTTTCATCTGAAAAAGCTGAAAAAGCGGCGCGTACCCATAACATTCCCTTAACGGTTTTGAATATAACCGAATCTTATCTCAAAATGCTGAAAAATCCAGCCTGCGGCTATGGCAGATATATGAATCCATGCATGGATTGTCATGCTTTGATGTTCAAACACGCAGGTAAAATGATGGAAGATAAAAGGTTCGATTTTCTGTTCAGCGGCGAGGTTCTTGGCCAGCGGCCCATGTCCCAAACAAGGCCTTCTTTGCGTTATGTCGAAAAAAGATCAGGTTATGACGGCTACATACTTCGTCCTTTGAGCGCCGGAAGATTACCTGAAACTATTCCAGAGCAAAAGGGGCTGGTCAACAGAGCTTTACTTATGAATATTACCGGAAGATCCAGAAAAATTCAGATCAAATTGGCGGAACAGATGAATGTCAACGGATACCCCACTCCGGCAGGAGGCTGCCTGCTTACAGATAAAGGTTACTCAATACGGCTTAAAGATCTATTCACGCACCAGGGCGGATATGCCGAAGAGGAACTTCATCTTCTAAGGTATGGGCGCCACATCCGCTTGAATGAAAAGACTAAAATAATCGTCGGCCGAAACCAAAAAGATAATGACGACATAATCAAATACTATAGATCCGGCACTGATATTCTGATCAAAATACAAGAAATTCCAAGTCCCACAGTTCTCCTTTCTCCAGGAAGCAGAGAGGATATTACAGCCGCCGCGGCAATTTGCGCCGGTTACAGTAAGGCTCAAAAGGGCAGGGAGGTAATTGCAGAGGTCACTACTCCGGAAGGTAGCAATACTGTCAGGGTAGTCGGCATTCCGCCGTCGGAAAACAGAAGCAGGATGATATAG
- a CDS encoding 3-deoxy-D-manno-octulosonic acid transferase: protein MLPCFKHNGLHAIQEHTIWVHALSVGEVLSSVPLVKRLKEDIANKGIVFSVSTKTGYEIACKLFFDKVDTIFFFPYDLYFSVKSVAKKVDPSIVVIIESDIWPNFLFEMKCRGVPVLLVNARLSDRSFRGYKRFAFVAKRVLSLFSKICAQSGQDAERYSIIGVPSETLTITGNIKFDQDNVEFSEAETRELKSSMRIQPDHKILLAGSTHQGEETIILEAFRKLKNHINGLILIIAPRDPERSESVCGIYKSAGYTAVQLKNISSSNPDMECDVVIIDIIGILKKLYSIADLAFIGGSLVTRGGHNPLEPAAFSKPIIFGPDMSNFAEISGMLLEAKAAIQVFDATEFYEAAFTLLEDEKESVQMGKNAYGVFCFNKGAVEKTVDEISRYLAPL, encoded by the coding sequence ATGCTTCCCTGTTTTAAGCATAATGGGCTGCATGCAATACAGGAACATACTATCTGGGTTCATGCTCTTTCTGTTGGGGAAGTTCTTTCCTCCGTCCCCCTTGTAAAAAGGTTGAAGGAAGATATTGCAAATAAGGGGATTGTTTTTTCCGTTTCCACTAAAACCGGTTATGAAATTGCCTGCAAGCTGTTCTTTGACAAAGTAGATACAATATTTTTTTTCCCTTATGATCTTTATTTTTCAGTTAAATCTGTTGCCAAAAAAGTTGACCCCTCGATTGTTGTTATAATTGAGTCGGATATATGGCCGAATTTTCTTTTTGAAATGAAATGCCGCGGTGTTCCCGTACTTCTTGTCAACGCAAGGCTTTCCGACAGATCCTTTAGAGGATATAAACGTTTTGCATTTGTTGCGAAAAGGGTTTTATCTTTATTCTCTAAAATTTGTGCGCAGTCCGGGCAGGATGCAGAACGTTATTCAATAATCGGAGTCCCTTCGGAAACATTGACAATTACGGGTAATATAAAATTTGATCAGGATAATGTTGAATTTTCAGAAGCCGAAACCCGTGAATTGAAAAGTTCTATGAGAATCCAGCCTGATCATAAAATTCTTTTGGCCGGAAGCACTCATCAAGGGGAAGAGACTATTATACTGGAGGCTTTTAGAAAATTAAAAAATCATATTAATGGTCTTATTCTGATAATTGCGCCCAGGGACCCTGAACGTTCTGAAAGCGTATGCGGGATTTATAAATCAGCAGGATATACGGCTGTTCAATTAAAAAATATTTCCAGTTCCAATCCGGACATGGAATGCGACGTTGTAATAATTGATATTATAGGAATTTTGAAAAAACTTTACTCTATCGCAGATCTTGCCTTTATTGGGGGAAGCCTGGTAACAAGGGGAGGGCATAATCCCCTTGAACCTGCCGCATTTTCCAAGCCTATTATCTTTGGACCTGATATGAGTAATTTTGCCGAGATATCGGGGATGCTCTTAGAGGCCAAGGCTGCAATACAGGTTTTTGACGCGACAGAGTTTTATGAAGCCGCTTTTACCCTTTTGGAAGATGAAAAAGAATCGGTTCAGATGGGAAAGAACGCTTATGGAGTTTTTTGTTTCAACAAAGGGGCTGTTGAAAAGACCGTGGATGAGATAAGCAGATATTTGGCGCCGTTATGA
- the smpB gene encoding SsrA-binding protein SmpB yields MTKKHKKIVTENRKARHNYFLEDKYEAGLVLKGTEVKSLRLGRAHLKDSYARIIKGEVFVYQMHIGEYPFAHYENHAPLRPRKLLLHQQEIKKLYGKVNEMGFSLIPLKVYFINGKAKIEIALARGKRKYDKRATIRKRDEKRDLDRALRNT; encoded by the coding sequence TTGACAAAAAAACATAAAAAAATTGTAACCGAAAACAGAAAAGCCAGGCATAACTACTTTCTTGAAGATAAGTACGAAGCCGGGCTTGTACTTAAAGGCACCGAAGTAAAATCGCTAAGACTCGGACGTGCCCACCTTAAAGATTCCTATGCCAGAATCATCAAAGGTGAAGTCTTTGTTTATCAGATGCATATCGGAGAATACCCTTTTGCCCATTATGAAAACCATGCTCCCTTAAGGCCAAGAAAGCTCCTGCTGCATCAACAAGAAATAAAAAAACTGTACGGCAAGGTAAATGAAATGGGTTTTTCCCTGATACCCCTAAAAGTTTATTTTATTAATGGAAAAGCCAAAATAGAGATAGCGCTTGCCAGGGGTAAACGAAAGTATGACAAACGAGCAACCATAAGAAAACGGGATGAAAAAAGAGATCTTGACAGAGCGCTGAGAAATACTTGA
- a CDS encoding iron-sulfur cluster-binding protein, giving the protein MMKKETEQSTYKEKTFLFLSRILQQYGYIITTECSGYTPPKNYPTLSRAAGAFDFMAHNPDGRTIFFSYYDKDREKLFKKLSAEISAADKESFNILYYMLFPSSEEMNKFRTLEWAENWQRGFFISFEELEKKAEQIDKVDPDFIPAKFHKKNNKAHLKRSIKHFTAEIISNSPVGYGKNPEHYILKFKATGLDRILPGQFVMVDTLPVGKRTQVDFNHYNNPRFRSTYRSVDLTNKNFKRKSFLKRPFGIHRCYYKYFKLNYLKHLSLPPDLAEISHTLFPHEFEILYKLIPDGTGTNELKEIKKGERIKMLGPLGKPENPVSWRLNGIEEIHLVGGGVGMAPLVFFGQALKFYSYNIKAFLGIDKIETLIKSAPFAKTFASKTEHALVYIDELSKIGLKSGEIFLSSENRIDKKLIMNKISESNLHNGFITEQYKAYLGKLKSHKKIMIITCGPKPMITALKKIIDKFKIPMKVLLEKRMGCGIGVCMSCVCRTIKDNREEYSRVCTDGPMFDSEEICWEKL; this is encoded by the coding sequence ATGATGAAAAAAGAGACCGAGCAGAGCACCTATAAAGAAAAAACTTTTTTATTCCTTAGCAGAATTTTGCAGCAGTACGGTTATATTATTACTACTGAATGCTCCGGGTACACCCCACCCAAAAATTATCCTACGCTATCCCGGGCTGCGGGCGCTTTTGATTTTATGGCGCATAATCCTGATGGCCGCACAATCTTTTTTTCGTATTATGACAAGGATCGAGAAAAACTTTTTAAAAAGTTATCAGCGGAGATTAGTGCAGCGGATAAGGAATCGTTCAATATTTTATATTACATGCTCTTCCCGTCTTCTGAAGAGATGAATAAATTCAGGACCCTGGAATGGGCGGAAAACTGGCAAAGGGGATTCTTTATCTCCTTTGAAGAGCTTGAAAAAAAAGCCGAACAGATCGATAAAGTTGATCCCGATTTTATACCGGCTAAATTTCATAAAAAAAATAATAAAGCCCACTTAAAAAGAAGCATAAAACATTTCACAGCGGAAATTATCAGTAATTCTCCAGTCGGATATGGAAAAAATCCTGAACACTATATCCTGAAATTCAAAGCAACAGGTCTGGATAGGATACTCCCCGGACAGTTTGTCATGGTAGATACTCTCCCGGTCGGCAAAAGAACGCAAGTAGATTTTAATCATTATAATAATCCCCGGTTTCGTTCCACTTATCGTTCAGTCGATTTGACGAACAAAAATTTCAAACGTAAATCTTTTTTAAAAAGGCCTTTTGGTATCCATCGCTGCTATTACAAATATTTTAAGCTGAATTATTTAAAACATCTATCTCTTCCACCGGATCTTGCAGAAATAAGCCATACTCTTTTTCCCCATGAGTTTGAAATTTTATATAAGCTTATTCCAGACGGCACAGGGACCAATGAGTTAAAGGAAATCAAGAAAGGCGAACGGATAAAGATGCTGGGGCCTCTTGGGAAACCCGAAAATCCTGTATCCTGGCGATTAAACGGTATTGAAGAAATACATCTTGTGGGTGGAGGCGTTGGAATGGCACCTCTTGTTTTTTTTGGGCAGGCGCTAAAGTTTTATTCTTATAATATAAAAGCTTTTTTAGGTATAGACAAAATTGAGACCTTAATAAAATCGGCTCCTTTTGCAAAAACATTTGCGTCGAAAACAGAGCATGCTCTTGTTTATATTGACGAATTGTCAAAAATCGGTCTTAAGTCCGGTGAAATATTCTTATCTTCCGAAAATAGAATCGATAAAAAATTAATCATGAATAAAATTTCAGAAAGTAACCTCCATAATGGCTTTATAACTGAACAGTATAAAGCATATCTTGGAAAGCTGAAATCTCATAAAAAGATAATGATTATCACTTGCGGGCCTAAACCTATGATTACGGCTTTAAAAAAGATTATTGATAAATTCAAGATTCCGATGAAAGTTCTCCTTGAAAAAAGGATGGGATGCGGCATCGGAGTCTGCATGTCATGCGTCTGCAGAACAATAAAGGATAACCGGGAGGAATACTCGCGCGTCTGTACGGATGGGCCTATGTTCGACTCGGAAGAAATCTGCTGGGAAAAATTATGA
- a CDS encoding HPr family phosphocarrier protein produces MSTSCNELSKTVIIPNRLGIHAKPAGLIAKLAKNAKFGIWMIKNGDRVDASSIIDILSLLCAQGSSVTLEINNKTDKKILNDIIELITQGFEE; encoded by the coding sequence ATGAGTACATCCTGTAACGAATTATCAAAAACCGTCATTATCCCTAATCGCCTTGGCATTCATGCAAAGCCCGCCGGCTTGATAGCAAAACTGGCAAAAAATGCCAAATTCGGGATATGGATGATAAAAAACGGGGACAGGGTTGATGCTTCAAGTATTATAGATATCCTTTCATTACTTTGCGCACAAGGTTCTTCAGTAACTTTGGAAATAAATAACAAGACAGATAAAAAAATTCTCAACGACATTATAGAATTGATTACACAAGGATTCGAGGAATAA
- the ptsP gene encoding phosphoenolpyruvate--protein phosphotransferase produces the protein MTKSNEITLTGLKVSPGICIGKAYIVDQEGVDVVEKYLITGQDLQDEIQRFKNAVKKTGDGLQLLIKDSSEAVQKHAYIVESHMMLLRDKNFYDKIIETCEKERVNAEWAVKKVTSKLKTMFQNIKDPYLNARASDIVHVSDRIIRNLLGAKPVDIAKIDKRVILVAHDLSPAETSQIQLEKIMGLVTELGGKTSHTGIVARTLGIPAVLGLDNVTEVINNDDLIIVDGSSGTVIVHPEEETLVRFYGRKVKFEEYQSVITRESHHHAQTTDGIHLQIMGNIELPEEVVSVLAHGGDGIGLYRTEFQYLSRPSFPDESELFDKYQDVVEVMAPKPVTIRTLDINGDKAVAFGNTSDEANPVLGLRAIRYCLKKQEVFLTQLRAILRAAAFGNVRILFPLISNYDEIIEAKRLLDEAADSLDKEGAVFNRDIKIGIMIEVPSAVIMADVMANEVDFFSIGTNDLIQYSLAIDRGNKDVAYLYNPLNPAVIRMLKHVADVARDKGIGMFMCGEMASDPINIPILLGLGMDELSMSPQSMPAIKSMVRSLNIKDTRLFLKEILKKATANEIMDLLEDTYGILVSNKVYR, from the coding sequence ATGACTAAATCGAACGAAATTACTTTGACGGGATTAAAAGTTTCTCCTGGTATCTGTATTGGAAAAGCATATATTGTTGATCAAGAAGGCGTTGATGTAGTTGAAAAATATTTAATAACGGGTCAGGATCTACAAGATGAAATTCAACGATTCAAAAATGCAGTCAAAAAAACCGGCGACGGCCTTCAGCTCCTGATTAAAGACTCCTCTGAAGCTGTGCAGAAACACGCATACATTGTTGAATCCCATATGATGCTGCTCAGGGATAAAAATTTTTATGACAAGATTATAGAAACATGCGAAAAGGAACGGGTCAATGCAGAATGGGCTGTAAAGAAGGTTACATCAAAACTTAAGACAATGTTTCAGAATATTAAAGATCCGTATTTGAATGCACGGGCATCAGATATTGTTCATGTGTCTGACCGTATAATAAGGAACCTTTTGGGAGCTAAACCGGTTGATATAGCCAAAATCGACAAACGGGTCATACTGGTTGCCCATGACCTTTCTCCTGCTGAGACCAGTCAGATCCAACTGGAAAAGATTATGGGGCTTGTCACGGAACTTGGCGGGAAGACATCTCATACCGGCATTGTCGCACGCACACTCGGAATTCCCGCTGTCCTGGGACTTGATAATGTAACTGAAGTCATTAACAATGACGACCTGATAATTGTGGATGGCTCGTCCGGCACTGTTATTGTTCATCCCGAAGAGGAGACATTAGTCAGATTTTATGGACGTAAAGTAAAATTTGAAGAATATCAATCAGTTATTACCCGTGAAAGTCATCATCATGCTCAAACAACCGACGGTATTCACCTGCAGATTATGGGTAATATAGAGCTCCCCGAAGAGGTGGTATCTGTTCTTGCGCATGGAGGTGACGGCATAGGCCTGTACAGAACCGAATTTCAATATCTAAGCCGTCCTTCTTTTCCTGATGAAAGTGAACTTTTTGATAAATACCAGGATGTTGTGGAAGTCATGGCACCGAAACCCGTAACAATCCGCACCCTTGATATAAACGGAGACAAAGCGGTTGCTTTTGGTAATACTTCTGATGAGGCAAATCCGGTCCTGGGACTTCGCGCAATAAGATATTGCCTGAAAAAACAAGAAGTTTTTCTAACCCAGTTGCGCGCCATACTCCGGGCGGCTGCATTCGGAAACGTCAGAATATTATTTCCGCTGATATCTAACTATGATGAAATAATTGAAGCTAAAAGACTTTTAGATGAGGCGGCTGATTCCTTAGATAAAGAAGGAGCGGTTTTTAACCGGGATATCAAGATAGGTATTATGATTGAAGTCCCATCAGCAGTAATTATGGCTGATGTAATGGCAAATGAAGTCGATTTTTTCAGTATCGGCACAAACGATCTTATTCAATATTCCCTGGCTATTGACCGGGGGAATAAAGATGTCGCCTATCTTTACAACCCTCTTAATCCCGCTGTGATCCGCATGTTAAAACATGTTGCAGACGTGGCCAGGGACAAAGGCATAGGAATGTTTATGTGCGGTGAAATGGCGTCCGACCCCATTAATATACCCATACTTTTAGGACTCGGAATGGATGAATTAAGTATGAGCCCGCAGTCCATGCCGGCTATAAAAAGTATGGTGAGATCTCTCAACATAAAAGATACAAGGCTATTTCTTAAAGAAATACTTAAAAAAGCAACAGCCAATGAGATTATGGATTTACTGGAAGATACTTACGGAATTCTTGTTTCAAACAAAGTATACAGATAG
- the istA gene encoding IS21 family transposase, translating to MIDYETYVRIRNHLEKDGLNYSQIAECLSLDHRTVARWANQKCYQQRKLGKRASKLDPFKKEIVRMLNKHPYTAVQIYQHLREEGFDGGYTIVKDYVSRVRPKKTKAYLKLYFAPGECAQVDWGSYGSVPVGSTTRRLSFFVMVLCNSRMIYVEFTVSQTMEHFLACQQHAFCFFGGVPQKVMVDNLKSAVLKRAIGQAPIFNPRYLDFANHYGFTIVPCGIRKGNEKGRVESGVGYVKKNLLSGLDIPDFKVMKPIAEHWLETVANVRVHRETGKKPVDLFEQEKASLQPLPVEAYDVAVINQVRASRQFRVTVDTNRYSVPAQLSGVGVTVRQYPDRICIYHEGNLVARHVRSYDRRQDFELPDHPKELLAQRRKARDQKLLMRFLVLSDKAEAYYQQLNERRLNTLHHIRQIVALSEIYPLEQVQRAIDDAFIFQAFSCEYIANLLEHRTRPARESGALHVTRRSDLLDLTIAQPNLGIYDYSIMEDEDDNKGN from the coding sequence ATGATTGACTATGAAACTTATGTGCGTATCCGCAACCATCTGGAAAAAGACGGTCTCAACTACAGTCAGATTGCCGAATGCTTGTCCCTGGATCATAGGACGGTAGCCAGATGGGCCAACCAGAAATGCTATCAGCAGCGTAAGCTCGGAAAACGGGCCAGCAAGCTGGATCCTTTTAAAAAAGAGATTGTGCGTATGCTGAACAAGCATCCTTATACCGCCGTCCAGATTTATCAACACCTCAGAGAAGAGGGCTTTGACGGCGGCTATACCATCGTAAAGGATTATGTCAGCCGGGTGCGGCCCAAAAAAACAAAAGCCTACCTGAAACTATACTTTGCGCCCGGTGAATGCGCACAGGTGGATTGGGGTTCTTATGGTTCCGTCCCAGTCGGTTCCACTACCCGGCGATTGAGCTTTTTTGTGATGGTATTGTGCAACAGCAGGATGATTTATGTGGAATTTACCGTCTCGCAAACCATGGAGCATTTTTTAGCCTGCCAGCAGCATGCCTTTTGTTTTTTCGGAGGAGTACCCCAAAAAGTCATGGTGGATAATTTAAAATCGGCAGTATTGAAACGCGCCATCGGCCAGGCACCGATATTTAATCCCCGGTATCTTGATTTTGCCAACCATTACGGTTTTACGATTGTTCCCTGCGGTATACGCAAAGGCAATGAAAAAGGCCGGGTGGAAAGCGGGGTTGGGTATGTCAAAAAGAACCTTTTATCCGGCCTGGATATCCCGGATTTCAAGGTAATGAAACCAATCGCCGAACATTGGCTGGAGACCGTGGCCAATGTCCGTGTTCATCGCGAGACAGGGAAAAAGCCGGTTGATCTGTTTGAACAAGAAAAAGCCAGTCTGCAGCCGTTGCCGGTGGAAGCCTATGATGTGGCTGTCATCAATCAGGTTAGGGCGTCCCGGCAGTTCAGGGTGACTGTGGATACCAACCGTTACAGCGTCCCGGCTCAACTATCAGGTGTAGGTGTTACTGTAAGGCAGTATCCCGACCGGATATGTATTTATCATGAGGGTAATCTTGTTGCCCGTCATGTCAGGAGTTATGACCGTCGTCAGGACTTTGAGCTCCCGGACCACCCCAAAGAACTGCTGGCTCAGCGTAGAAAAGCGCGGGATCAAAAACTCTTAATGCGGTTTTTAGTTTTGTCCGACAAGGCCGAGGCCTATTACCAACAACTTAACGAGCGGCGGCTCAATACGCTCCACCATATCCGTCAGATCGTGGCCTTAAGCGAGATATATCCGCTCGAACAAGTTCAACGTGCCATTGACGACGCTTTTATCTTCCAGGCCTTTTCTTGTGAATATATCGCCAACCTGCTTGAACACCGTACCCGCCCTGCCCGGGAATCAGGGGCGCTGCATGTGACCCGCCGCAGCGATCTTTTGGATCTTACAATAGCCCAGCCTAACCTGGGTATTTACGATTATTCAATTATGGAGGATGAAGATGACAACAAGGGAAACTGA
- a CDS encoding site-specific integrase, with protein sequence MRFGEISALKWQNVDFKLGVIKVRETLVRGEEGRPKTPGSIRDIKMLPPVAEAIRNQRKHTMGKSNYVFLNQKGRPLLPNSINYHIWKPALKRAGLKPMSLYQTRHTFATLMLDAGELPGWVQQMMGHQTLKMILERYYSYIKNYQRDDGSAFMDNVYKPSVKDNAPELPNEDMNKAYGKSKSA encoded by the coding sequence ATGCGGTTTGGCGAGATATCTGCTTTGAAGTGGCAGAATGTAGATTTCAAATTAGGAGTCATCAAAGTTAGGGAGACCTTGGTTAGAGGTGAAGAGGGTCGCCCCAAAACACCTGGTTCGATTCGGGATATAAAGATGTTGCCTCCGGTTGCCGAGGCGATACGAAATCAGCGCAAACACACCATGGGCAAATCTAATTACGTATTCCTTAATCAGAAAGGACGGCCACTTCTGCCAAACTCCATAAATTATCACATTTGGAAGCCAGCATTGAAAAGGGCTGGATTAAAGCCTATGTCGCTTTATCAAACAAGGCATACTTTTGCCACGCTAATGCTGGATGCCGGTGAATTACCTGGTTGGGTTCAACAAATGATGGGTCATCAAACGCTGAAAATGATACTGGAACGATATTATTCCTATATCAAAAATTATCAGCGTGATGATGGTTCGGCTTTCATGGACAATGTCTATAAGCCGAGCGTAAAAGACAATGCGCCCGAGCTACCCAACGAGGATATGAACAAAGCATACGGTAAGAGTAAATCTGCCTAG